From the Hyalangium gracile genome, one window contains:
- a CDS encoding acyl-CoA dehydrogenase has product MTSASSNPLLSDRDVDFQLYEVLDAASLCALPAFSEHSKETFELLLGNVRRFAREVLFPTYRLMDSEPPAFRDGRVHAHPLMRRLYPRMVELGLLTATRPPEVGGQRLPLTVASVASAYLMAANLSAYGYVGLTIGAAHLLEAFGTPWLREHFMTRLYQGEWTGTMALTEPQAGSSLADVKTRATPMPDGSYRITGSKIFISGADQDFTENVVHLTLARIDGALPGTRGISLFAVPTRRPEGNRLVDNDVQVAGVIHKIGWKGLPSCVLNYGEAGDCRGWLVGPENRGLACMFQMMNEARIMVGLNGVSTAAVAYHESLDYARSRPQGRPASAKDVTQPQTAIIEHADVRRMLLRQKAIVEGGLSLLIAASQQADLAAHAPDEEARRRAQLLLDLLTPVAKTFPAEKGYEANALALQVHGGYGYSSEYLPEAWLRDQKLNSIHEGTTGIQGLDLLGRKVMAAGGEALRLFTEEVATTVARARRAQVEESWCAAMEQALGQATELTMSLGAMGMAGEVEQMLRHSADFMELFSIIAVAWRWLAQAAAAREGLARGGEGRDFYEGKVCAAQYWFAVEVPRVPHLVQLCRSCEDSYTRMQPGWF; this is encoded by the coding sequence GTGACCTCCGCCAGCTCGAACCCGCTCCTGTCCGACCGTGACGTCGACTTCCAGCTCTACGAAGTGCTCGACGCCGCGAGCCTCTGCGCCCTGCCCGCCTTCTCCGAGCACTCGAAGGAAACGTTCGAGCTGCTGCTGGGCAACGTCCGCCGCTTCGCCCGCGAGGTGCTCTTCCCCACCTACCGGCTGATGGACTCCGAGCCACCCGCCTTCCGGGACGGACGCGTCCACGCGCACCCGCTCATGCGCCGGCTCTACCCGCGGATGGTGGAGCTGGGCCTGCTCACCGCCACCCGTCCCCCCGAGGTGGGCGGCCAGCGACTGCCCCTCACCGTCGCCTCGGTGGCCTCCGCCTACCTCATGGCGGCCAACCTCAGCGCCTACGGCTACGTGGGGCTCACCATCGGCGCGGCCCACCTGCTGGAGGCATTCGGCACGCCCTGGCTGCGCGAGCACTTCATGACCCGCCTGTACCAGGGCGAGTGGACGGGCACCATGGCCCTCACCGAGCCGCAGGCGGGCAGCAGCCTCGCGGACGTGAAGACACGCGCCACCCCCATGCCGGACGGCTCCTACCGCATCACCGGCTCGAAGATCTTCATCAGCGGCGCGGACCAGGACTTCACCGAGAACGTGGTGCACCTCACGCTGGCACGCATCGACGGGGCGCTGCCCGGCACCCGCGGCATCTCGCTCTTCGCCGTGCCCACGCGCCGCCCCGAGGGCAACCGACTGGTGGACAACGACGTCCAGGTGGCCGGCGTCATCCACAAGATTGGCTGGAAGGGCCTGCCCAGCTGCGTGCTCAACTACGGCGAGGCGGGCGACTGCCGGGGCTGGCTCGTCGGGCCGGAGAACCGGGGCCTGGCCTGCATGTTCCAGATGATGAACGAGGCGCGCATCATGGTGGGCCTCAACGGCGTGTCCACCGCCGCCGTGGCCTACCACGAGTCGCTGGACTACGCGCGCAGCCGCCCGCAGGGCCGCCCCGCCAGCGCCAAGGACGTCACCCAGCCACAGACGGCCATCATCGAGCACGCGGACGTGCGGCGGATGCTGCTGCGCCAGAAGGCCATCGTGGAGGGCGGTCTGTCGCTGCTGATCGCCGCCTCCCAACAGGCGGACCTGGCCGCGCACGCCCCCGACGAAGAGGCACGGCGGCGCGCGCAGCTCCTGCTGGATCTGCTCACGCCGGTGGCCAAGACGTTCCCGGCGGAGAAGGGCTACGAGGCCAACGCGCTCGCGCTCCAGGTGCACGGCGGCTACGGCTACTCGAGCGAGTACCTGCCCGAGGCGTGGCTGCGCGACCAGAAGCTCAACAGCATCCACGAGGGCACCACCGGCATCCAGGGGCTGGACCTGCTCGGGCGCAAGGTGATGGCGGCCGGGGGCGAGGCGCTGCGTCTCTTCACCGAGGAGGTGGCCACCACCGTGGCCCGCGCGCGCCGCGCCCAGGTGGAGGAGAGCTGGTGCGCCGCCATGGAGCAGGCCCTGGGCCAGGCGACGGAGCTCACCATGTCGCTGGGCGCCATGGGCATGGCGGGCGAGGTGGAGCAGATGCTGCGCCACAGCGCCGACTTCATGGAGCTGTTCTCCATCATCGCCGTGGCGTGGCGGTGGCTGGCGCAGGCGGCGGCGGCTCGGGAGGGGCTCGCGCGAGGAGGCGAGGGCCGGGACTTCTACGAGGGCAAGGTGTGCGCGGCCCAGTACTGGTTCGCCGTGGAGGTGCCGCGCGTGCCTCACCTGGTGCAGCTCTGCCGCTCGTGCGAGGACTCCTATACCCGCATGCAGCCGGGCTGGTTCTGA